A genomic region of Paralichthys olivaceus isolate ysfri-2021 chromosome 18, ASM2471397v2, whole genome shotgun sequence contains the following coding sequences:
- the LOC109626482 gene encoding unconventional myosin-XVIIIb isoform X1 — protein MALSSRLKLWEQKIKEENQPVATATPSPPLSALPGGFLKQLVRDSEKETKYKEPEVKDDRAPNKLSDNLVQQFLVPDQTPPILEAEMALRAEQLISNSRQGCQSDGKSPQRHIFTPEPDGQQKTKLDVMPEPSKQQRDMRAEKIKKTPQAEQKKEKIAEVKQVEREQGMEERLEPEGRQADTAMTEHNREVKDVWYEAGTVWCVQKDGFTLATQLKPDEGTPELPEGRARVRLQTDGSQHDVTEFEIEKCNPSELDLCEDLSDLQSVNECGVLHTLSSRAKANMPLTHAGPNLVNFWPPIQAHSKTPKSRRGDTVWDAPPALAALVKRVYVSMVGSRRDHSVCAVGRSGTGKTTVCQAFTNALLKQAGTTGENLSVERVQAMFTVLKSFGCVSSQHSDSSSRFATVFSLDFNHAGQAAAGHLQTMMLDKWRVCQKVAGESNFLVFSQMLAGLSTEMRTDLQLHQLPESNSFGIVNPTKVEEKQRASVAFTKLLTAMETLGFTASEQKAIWHVLASIYHLGVAGACKVGRRQFVSFDSAQAASSVLGCEGEELHTATFKHHLRQLLQRATGGSRERNAFAEADEGPRLTATQCVDGMAAGLYEELFTAIVSLINRALRGQQLTLASVMVVDTPGMRNPRHSTEERGAGWSEFCHNYLQERLLEHYHTHTFRHTLERYAQERIPVEFECPESSPAEVVCAIDQAPPQVRAADGDPRGLLWVLDEEMVTPAPSENSALERVCQYYSNTVRQCEQPLQCEVNHLMGCDPVRYDLTGWFGLIQNNPSALNAICLLQNSTIGVVKAMFTPRISLPPLCRGLGGLEGGSQRSLQRNGTIRKTFSGGMAAIRRHSQCIAVKLQADALVNLIRRARPVFLQCVSAKTDIPALRVQLHSTQILQALQLYRTGYPDHMTLSDFRCHFQALSPPIMKRYASMFVSHDERKAVEELLVELDLEKKSTVVGASRVFMKRGVLRYLEQQRDQQVTGWLVYLQASCSGHLARQKYRKLKVHQMAVSCLQRNLRTLRVVAKWSWWKLFCRVRPLLDVNMDNERLRAKEDEVSNLRRRLEKSEKERNELRQTADSLETKITAVTSELSDERFRGDAVGQALDVERAERLRLSRENKELQARVDQCKVTMETLEKQLEEEKQKVQIAESHRGARTDSELAMQLECCQTEVEFVRRRLKQTEEKLETERQTRQQLDSKVATLQAQLEQSRRSVTELKRHCRRVTSDLQDARVLTDSLQSRMHELDRKQRRFDNELTQALKETDNEREQKDKAFQENTALGTEIYTLRRNLQESQSEVGRLQKQKEELCAQIRDLSLPVDLASDSLPDLKKQLRLLESQASERTEEVTKLSANIQQQQQIHLRFEMEMERMKLMHQKELEDKEEELEDVHKSSQRRLRQLEMQLEQEYEEKQMVIHEKHDLEGLIATLCDQVGHRDFDVEKKLKRDLKRTHALLADAQLLLATVDSTGHNNPNGSKEQIERLHCQLEESEARRLEAESVQTTLSQELENSQIELENICKQKSMVDEQLALLQHEKVDLLKRIEEDQEDLNELMKKHKALIAQSSSDISQIRELQAELEEVKKQRHSLQEELQKSVSRVQFLESSTVGRSIVSKQEARVCDLENKLEFHRGQVKRFEVLVLRLRDSVVRLGEELEQSAQAEARERENARYYQQRLQDMRLEMEDLTQREEDSSRRRMELEMQVEELAAVRQTLQADLETSIRRIVDLQAALEEVESSDESDTESTQTAVESLTRTKELDSVSSVGSIGTEDVGEGIRRWLGVPRGASRGAGSPYSSRHSIADTMSTYSFRSCVDPEDEGSEAGGVGTKNLGRAPSSSALSELLDGLRKRRAGGDAGNGTGSAISLPIYQTTGASTLRRRASALSVGPDDLQEVRPGPSILKPPSPLLPRAASSRSITDSQASGASTAGAKLSRFNSSDSLSSLPSLPHLSALGSSLTARHHPPSLSIPEEDPEDSHRSVTTPIQRSPQPLRRCMLGSLVTEDGGEGSLGSEPMVFQNRRLTGDNGRDDAASDILPAIRRAQSTSSLAGSVRGGRRALSVHFGELPPSTRSRKSSETDSSSSGGSSQGGGPRQKFERPHGERLEAEGSEGGDVASVMKRYLKKEVD, from the exons ATGGCCCTGTCTTCACGTTTAAAACTGTGGGAGCAGA AGATAAAGGAAGAGAACCAGCCGGTGGCCACAGCCACGCCTTCGCCACCTCTGTCAGCGCTGCCCGGCGGCTTCCTCAAACAGCTGGTCAGGGATTCAGAGAAGGAGACCAAATATAAAGAGCCGGAGGTCAAAGACGACAGAGCC CCAAACAAATTGAGCGACAACCTTGTGCAACAGTTCCTCGTCCCAGATCAGACTCCTCCGATCCTTGAGGCTGAGATGGCGCTCCGAGCTGAACAGCTCATCAGCAACAGCAGGCAAGGATGTCAATCAGATGGCAAGTCCCCTCAGAGACACATCTTCACTCCCGAACCTGATGGTCAACAGAAAACCAAACTGGATGTGATGCCAGAGCCGTCAAAGCAACAGCGGGATATGAGGGCAGAGAAGATCAAGAAGACGCCACAGGCCGagcagaagaaggagaagataGCAGAGGTGaagcaggtggagagagagcaggggatggaggagaggctgGAGCCGGAGGGAAGGCAAGCAGACACAGCTATGACAGAGCACAACAGAGAG gtgAAAGACGTGTGGTATGAAGCCGGAACTGTGTGGTGTGTCCAAAAGGATGGGTTCACCCTCG CCACTCAGCTAAAACCAGATGAAGGCACACCTGAACTCCCAGAGGGCCGAGCGAGggtccgcctgcagacagatggatCGCAGCATGACGTGACAGAGTTTGAAATCGAGAAG TGTAATCCATCAGAGCTGGATCTGTGTGAGGATCTGAGCGACCTGCagagtgtgaatgaatgtggaGTTCTGCACACACTGTCCAGTCGAGCTAAAGCCAACATGCCGCTCACACACGCAGGACCCAACCTGGTCAACTTCTGGCCTCCGATACAGGCCCACAGCAAG ACCCCAAAGTCCCGGCGAGGAGATACAGTCTGGgatgctcctcctgctctggcGGCCTTGGTCAAACGGGTTTATGTGTCCATGGTGGGCAGCCGGAGAGACCACAGCGTGTGCGCGGTGGGACGCAGCGGCACAGGAAAGACCACGGTGTGCCAAGCCTTCACAAATGCTCTCCTCAAACAAGCCGGCACCACTGGAGAGAACCTCAGTG TGGAGCGTGTGCAGGCTATGTTCACAGTCCTGAAGTCTTTTGGCTGTGTGAGCTCCCAGCACAGTGATTCTTCATCTCGATTCGCCACCGTCTTCTCACTGGACTTTAACCACGCTGGacaggctgctgctggacaccTGCAG ACCATGATGCTGGACAAATGGAGAGTGTGTCAGAAAGTCGCAGGAGAGAGTAACTTCCTGGTCTTCTCCCAGATGCTAGCAGGACTCAGCACAGAGATGAG GACAGACCTGCAGCTGCACCAGCTCCCTGAATCCAACTCTTTCGGCATTGTAAATCCCACCAAG GTTGAGGAGAAACAGCGTGCGTCTGTTGCCTTCACCAAGCTGCTGACTGCCATGGAAACGCTGGGCTTCACCGCCAGCGAGCAGAAGGCGATATGGCACGTTCTGGCTTCTATTTATCATCTGGGAGTTGCCGGGGCCTGTAAAG TGGGCAGGAGACAGTTTGTGAGTTTCGACAGTGCTCAGGCGGCCAGCAGCGTTCTGGGCTGCGAGGGCGAGGAGCTGCACACGGCCACGTTCAAACATCACCTCcgacagctgctgcagagagccACCGGgggcagcagagaaagaaacgCTTTTGCCGAGGCAGACGAGG GCCCCAGGTTGACAGCCACTCAGTGTGTTGATGGAATGGCTGCAGGACTCTATGAAGAACTCTTCACTGCCATAGTCTCACTCATCAACAG GGCTCTGAGGGGTCAGCAGCTGACGTTAGCCTCCGTGATGGTGGTGGACACGCCGGGCATGAGGAACCCGAGACACTCTACAGAGGAGCGAGGGGCCGGCTGGTCTGAGTTCTGCCACAACTACCTGCAGGAGAGGCTGCTGGAgcactaccacacacacaccttcagacacacactggagagATACGCACAG GAGAGGATACCAGTGGAGTTTGAGTGTCCAGAGAGCAGCCCCGCTGAGGTGGTGTGTGCCATCGACCAGGCGCCTCCACAG GTCCGGGCGGCAGATGGAGACCCCAGAGGTCTGTTATGGGTTCTGGATGAGGAGATGGTGACACCAGCCCCCAGTGAGAACAGTGCCTTGGAGAGAGTCTGCCAGTATTACAGCAACACtg TGCGTCAGTGTGAGCAGCCGCTGCAGTGTGAGGTGAACCACCTGATGGGCTGTGACCCGGTCCGCTACGACCTGACTGGCTGGTTTGGTCTGATCCAGAACAACCCATCTGCTCTCAACGCCATCTGTCTGCTCCAAAACTCCaccat AGGGGTGGTGAAGGCCATGTTTACCCCCAGGATCTCTCTTCCCCCTCTGTGTCGAGGTCTTGGGGGATTGGAGGGCGGCAGCCAGCGCTCTCTGCAGAGGAACGGCACCATTAGGAAGACGTTCAGCGGGGGGATGGCAGCCATACGAAGGCACTCCCAGTGTATCGCAGTGAAACTTCAGGCA GATGCTCTGGTGAACCTGATTCGTCGAGCCAGGCCGGTGTtcctgcagtgtgtgagtgcaaaGACCGACATCCCCGCGCTGAGAGTCCAGCTGCACTCCACACAGATCCTGCAGGCCCTGCAGCTCTACCGCACAG GTTATCCAGACCACATGACCCTGAGTGACTTCAGGTGCCATTTCCAGGCGCTGTCTCCTCCAATTATGAAACGTTATGCTTCAATGTTTGTCAGCCATGACGAGAGAAAG GCAGTGGAGGAGTTGCTGGTGGAGTTGGATCTAGAAAAAAAGAGCACTGTCGTGGGAGCTAGTAGG gTGTTCATGAAGCGAGGTGTGCTGCGCTacctggagcagcagagggacCAGCAGGTCACCGGCTGGTTGGTGTATCTACAGGCCTCCTGTTCGGGACACCTGGCCCGTCAAAAGTACCGCAAACTCAAG gtgCACCAGATGGCGGTCAGCTGTCTGCAGAGGAACCTGCGTACTCTGAGGGTCGTGGCCAAGTGGAGCTGGTGGAAACTTTTCTGTCGAGTTCGTCCTCTGCTCGATGTCAACATGGACAATGAGAGGCTCAGGGCCAAAGAg GATGAGGTATCAAATCTGAGACGCCGTCTGGAGAAatcagagaaggagaggaacgAGCTGAGGCAGACTGCAGACAGCCTGGAGACCAAG ATTACAGCTGTGACGTCTGAGTTAAGTGACGAGCGTTTCCGTGGCGATGCGGTGGGACAGGCTCTGGATGTTGAGAGGGCAGAGAGACTTCGTCTCAGCCGAGAGAACAAAGAGCTGCAG GCTCGTGTAGACCAATGTAAagtcaccatggaaacactggagaagcagctggaggaggagaaacagaaagttCAGATCgctgagagtcacagaggaGCAAGGACAG ACAGTGAGCTGGCCATGCAGCTGGAGTGCTGCCAGACTGAGGTTGAGTTTGTCCGCAGACGACTGAAGCAGACGGAGGAAAAACTggagactgagagacagacgcGACAGCAGCTCGATTCCAAG gtggcgACACTGCAGGCCCAGCTGGAACAGTCCAGGAGGAGTGTGACTGAATTGAAACGTCACTGTCGCcgcgtgacctctgaccttcaggATGCCCGAGTCCTCACTGACAGCTTGCAGAGTCGCATGCATGAGCTGGACCGCAAACAGAGAAG GTTTGACAATGAGTTGACTCAGGCTCTGAAGGAAACTGACAACGAGAGAGAGCAAAAGGACAAAGCCTTTCAGGAAAACACCGCTCTGGGCACTGAAATATACACTCTGCGCCGCAACTTGcag gagagcCAGTCAGAGGTGGGTCGTCTGCAGAAGCAGAAGGAGGAGCTGTGCGCACAGATCCGTGACCTCAGCCTGCCCGTGGACCTGGCCTCAGATTCACTGCCTGACCTCAAGAAACAGCTCAGACTCCTGGAGAGCCAGGCCAGCGAGAGGACGGAGGAAGTCACCAAGCTCTCTGCCaacatacagcagcagcagcag ATCCACCTGAGGTtcgagatggagatggagaggatGAAGCTGATGCATCAGAAAGAGCTGGAAGATAAAGAGGAGGAGCTAGAGGATGTGCACAAGTCCTCTCAGAGACGG CTGAGGCAGCTGGAGATGCAGTTAGAGCAGGAGTATGAGGAGAAACAGATGGTGATTCATGAGAAGCACGACTTGGAAGGACTCATTGCAACTCTGTGTgaccag gtGGGACACAGAGACTTTGATGtggagaagaagctgaagagAGACCTGAAGAGGACTCACGCCCTGTTGGCTGACGCTCAGCTGCTTCTAGCCACCGTCGACAGCACCGGACACAACAACCCCAACGGCAGCAAAGAGCAGATAGAGCGCCTACACTGTCAG CTGGAGGAAAGTGAAGCGAGACGTCTCGAGGCCGAAAGCGTTCAGACGACTCTCTCCCAGGAGCTGGAGAACTCTCAGATTGAACTGGAAAATATCTGCAAACAGAAGAGCATG GTGGACGAGCAGTTAGCCCTGCTGCAGCATGAGAAGGTGGACCTGCTGAAGAGGATTGAGGAGGACCAGGAAGACCTCAATGAACTCATGAAGAAGCACAAAGCACTCATTGCACAG TCCTCCAGTGACATCTCTCAGATCAGAGAGCTACAAGCTGAActagaggaggtgaagaaacagAGACACTCTCTCCAGGAAGAG CTCCAGAAGTCAGTGTCGAGGGTGCAGTTCTTGGAGTCATCCACTGTGGGGCGTAGCATTGTCAGTAAACAGGAGGCGCGTGTATGTGACCTGGAGAATAAACTGGAGTTTCACAGAGGGCAGGTCAAGAGATTTGAG GTGCTGGTGTTGCGGTTGAGGGACAGTGTGGTGCGTCtgggagaggagctggagcaaaGTGCTCAGGCTGAAGCTCGAGAGAGGGAGAACGCCCGGTACTACCAGCAGCGCCTGCAGGACATGAGGCTGGAGATGGAAGATTTGAcccagagggaggaggacagcagCCGCAGACGCATGGAGCTG GAAATGCAAGTGGAGGAGCTGGCCGCTGTCAGACAGACGTTACAGGCTGACCTCGAGACGTCCATCCGTCGCATCGTGGATCTGCAGGCCGccctggaggaagtggagtcgAGCGACGAGAGTGACACTGAAAG CACTCAAACCGCTGTGGAGTCGCTCACTCGAACGAAAGAACT TGACTCAGTGTCCAGTGTTGGTTCTATCGggacagaggatgttggtgAGGGGATTCGTCGCTGGTTAGGAGTTCCAAGAGGAGCATCCCGTGGTGCTGGCTCTCCCTACAGCAGCCGCCACTCTATTGCTGACACCATGAGCACCTACAGCTTTCG TTCTTGCGTGGATCCCGAAGACGAAGGCTCTGAGGCTGGAGGAGTTGGTACCAAAAATCTCGGCCGAGCCCCTTCCTCCTCCGCCCTGTCCGAACTGCTGGATGGACTTCGAAAGCGCAGAGCAGGCGGTGATGCAGGAAATGGAACAGGCAGTGCTATCTCCCTGCCGATTTATCAAACAACAGGAGCGTCGACTCTAAGACGGAGAGCCTCTGCCCTCTCTGTTGGTCCCGATGACCTCCAGGAGGTCAGACCTGGACCCAGCATCCTCAAGCCACCTTCCCCGCTCCTGCCACGTGCTGCCAGTTCTCGCTCCATCACTGACTCTCAGGCATCTGGTGCTTCTACAGCTGGAGCCAAGCTCTCTCGCTTCAACTCAAGCGATTCCCTCTCTTCACTTCCCTCACTGCCTCACCTCTCCGCTTTGGGTTCCTCCCTCACCGCTCGCCATCACCCCCCATCCTTGTCTATCCCTGAGGAGGACCCAGAGGACTCCCATCGCTCTGTGACAACTCCCATCCAGCGCTCCCCACAGCCACTAAGGCGGTGCATGCTGGGGAGTCTCGTCACAGAGGACGGAGGTGAGGGCTCTCTGGGGTCGGAACCCATGGTCTTCCAAAATCGCCGTCTGACGGGTGACAACGGCCGTGACGATGCAGCATCTGACATCCTTCCTGCCATCCGGAGAGCTCAGTCAACCAGCAGCCTGGCAGGCTCCGTGAGAGGAGGTAGGAGGGCGCTGAGCGTCCACTTCGGAGAGCTGCCTCCTTCGACCCGCAGCAGGAAAAGCTCTGAAACGGATTCCTCCAGCTCAGGCGGAAGTTCCCAGGGTGGGGGACCAAGACAGAAGTTTGAACGACCACACGGAGAAAGACTGGAGGCAGAGGGCAGCGAGGGGGGCGACGTAGCCTCAGTCATGAAGCGATACCTAAAGAAAGAGGTTGACTGA